The Aphis gossypii isolate Hap1 chromosome 3, ASM2018417v2, whole genome shotgun sequence genome includes a region encoding these proteins:
- the LOC114125431 gene encoding E3 ubiquitin-protein ligase arih1 isoform X2 codes for MEDCAICFVRLPNNMMTGLECNHRFCTQCWTEYLTTKIIEEGVGQTIACAASGCDILVDDATVMRLVRDPKVRMKYQHLITNSFVECNRLLRWCPSPDCNNVIKAQYIDSKPVMCRCLHVFCFVCGENWHDPVKCNLLRKWIKKCDDDSETSNWIAANTKECPKCNVTIEKDGGCNHMVCKNQNCKTDFCWVCLGPWEPHGSSWYNCNRYDEEEAKAARDAQERSRAALQRYLFYCNRYMNHMQSLKFEHKLYASVKEKMEEMQQHNMSWIEVQFLKKAVDILCQCRQTLMYTYVFAYYLKKNNQSVLFEDNQRDLESATETLSEYLERDITSENLADIKQKVQDKYRYCESRRKVLLEHVHEGYEKDWWDYTEKL; via the exons ATGGAAGATTGTGCTATTTGCTTTGTAAGGCTTCCAAATAat ATGATGACAGGATTAGAATGTAATCATCGATTCTGTACTCAATGTTGGACAGaatatttaacaacaaaaattattgaagaagGTGTTGGTCAAACAATTGCATGCGCAGCAAGTGGTTGTGATATATTAGTAGATGATGCTACTGTTATGCGATTAGTCAGAGATCCAAAAGTTCGAATGAAATATCAACATCTAATTACTAATAGTTTTGTTGAA tgtAACAGATTATTACGTTGGTGTCCATCACCCGACtgcaataatgttattaaagccCAGTATATTGATTCAAAACCAGTGATGTGTCGATGTTtgcatgtattttgttttgtgtgtGGAGAAAATTGGCATGATCctgttaaatgtaatttattaaggaAATGGATCAAAAAGTGTGATGATGATTCAGAAACTTCAAATTGGATTGCAGCTAATACTAAA GAGTGTCCTAAATGTAATGTAACTATAGAAAAAGATGGTGGTTGCAACCATATGgtttgtaaaaatcaaaattgcaAAACTGACTTTTGTTGGGTATGCCTTGGTCCATGGGAACCACACGGATCTTCAtg gtataactgTAATCGGTATGATGAAGAAGAAGCTAAAGCTGCCAGAGATGCTCAAGAAAGATCTAGAGCTGCATTACAGAGGTATCTTTTCTATTGTAACCGTTACATGAATCATATGCAATCACTGAAGTTTGAACACAAACTTTATGCTAgtgttaaagaaaaaatggaaGAAATGCAACAACATAACATGTCATGGATTgag gtacaatttttaaaaaaagctgttgatatattatgtcaatgtAGACAAACACTTATGTACACTTATGTATTTGCAtactatttaaagaaaaataaccaATCAGTTCTTTTTGAG gATAACCAACGAGACTTGGAAAGTGCTACTGAAACTCTGTCAGAATATTTAGAAAGAGATATCACTTCAGAAAATTTAGCTGACATCAAGCAGAAAGTTCAAGATAAATATcg ttactgCGAAAGTCGGCGAAAAGTGTTGTTAGAGCACGTTCATGAAGGTTATGAGAAAGACTGGTGGGATTACACAGAAAAGTTGTGA
- the LOC114125440 gene encoding dynamin-like 120 kDa protein, mitochondrial isoform X2, with protein MEILACRRPVLVSILKNRKLIKRCNTYSHTQQRSISNIMLRRMDRNPIFKINNPQLSRHFAMMRVLSSVLKLRYLVIGSAVGGGVSVSKKYQEWKDSLPDLSWLDDIFPNNNVANTIQTSLKSIMDTMQDIDFAKIVEDISPIVTKAATPDSKDYKQKLEMSQQELIEIQLKYQKELEKLEKENKELRKILLLAKNHKMNMRKVKKSLIDMYSELLDELNDYDSNYQTQDHLPRVIVIGDQSSGKTSVLEMIAQARIFPRGAGEMMTRAPVKVTLSEGPYHVAQFKDSAREFDLTKESELAELRKEVEVRMKNTVSRGNSVSNEVISMTVRGPGLQRMVLVDLPGIISSVTQGMAPDTRECIRQMTTAHMSNPNAIILCVQDGSVDAERSNVTDLVSQIDPQGRRTILVLTKVDLAEKNMANADRVNKILSGSLFPMKALGYFAVITGKGSQNDSIDSIKEYEEKFFRNSKLFRDSIGISSQLTTRNLSMAVSDCFWKMVRETVEQQADSFKATRYNLETEWKNNFPRYLELDRDELFEKARGEVLNEVVNLSLVSVKDWEEKLNAELWNGISHYIIENVYLPAGYSVNQTNSTASFNTMVDIKLKQWAEEQLPRKSINIGWVVLKDMFKTMFEENQNQKLQASDEILETLKTAVIDEALTRHSWEDKALEMLRVIQLNTLEDRCIKDKHNWDQAAQFLTSTLEHNLKVTDDLLKEMAGPSNYEKWFYWQSSTAEQTKRNNIKYELENLLRSNPNHSNLLSKDEQITISNNLKQKNGTPYELDDIWQTWYLVYRRHYFKTALENAQNIKKQFYHYQETNGVQNEYYDIEMFWRITRMIKVTANVLRQQITNRELRRLHKELKEVLDEYSQNNEIKCKLLTGRRVTLVEELNKVKQIQEKLEDFIQALNKEK; from the exons atggagATATTAGCTTGTCGACGACCTGTTCTAGTGAGCATTTTAAAGAATCGGAAACTTATAAAAAGGTGTAATACATACAGCCATACTCAACAAAGAAGTATAAGCAATATTATGCTACGTAGAATGGACAGGAatccaatatttaaaataaataatccacaGTTATCAAGACATTTTGCGATGATGCGTGTTTTAAGTTCAGTTCTAAAATTACGATATTTAGTTATTGGCAGTGCTGTTGGTGGTGGTGTATCTGTTTCAAAG aagtacCAAGAATGGAAAGATTCATTACCCGATTTAAGTTGGCTTGATGATATTTTTCCCAACAATAATGTAGCCAATACTATTCAAACATCATTGAAATCAATTATGGATACTATGCAGGATATTGATTTTG ctaAAATTGTTGAAGATATATCTCCCATTGTTACTAAAGCTGCAACACCAGACTCTAAAGATTACAAACAGAAATTGG aaatgtcACAACAAGAACTTATAGAAATACAGTTAAAGTATCAAAAAGAATTGGAAAAACTAGAAAAGGAAAATAAAGAATTgcgaaaaatacttttacttgcaaaaaatcataaaatgaatatgaGAAAAGTTAAA aaatcaTTAATAGATATGTATTCTGAACTACTTGATGAATTGAATGATTACGATTCAAATTATCAAACTCAAGACCATTTACCCAGAGTTATTGTAATTGGTGATCAGAGTTCTGGAAAAACATCAGTATTAGAAATGATAGCACAAGCAAGAATTTTTCctag GGGTGCTGGAGAAATGATGACCAGAGCACCTGTTAAAGTTACTCTAAGCGAAGGTCCATATCATGTAGCACAATTTAAAGACAGTGCTAGAGAATTTGATTTAACTAAAGAATCTGAGTTAGCTGAACTCAGAAAAGAA gtAGAAGTAAGAATGAAAAACACTGTAAGCCGTGGAAATTCTGTGAGTAATGAAGTTATTTCTATGACTGTCCGTGGTCCTGGTCTTCAACGAATGGTACTTGTCGATCTACCTGGCATCATTAGT agtgTAACTCAAGGCATGGCACCTGATACGCGAGAATGTATTCGTCAGATGACTACAGCACACATGTCTAATCCAAATGCAATCATTCTCTGTGTTCAAGACGGGTCTGTAGATGCAGAGAGAAGTAATGTTACAGATTTGGTATCTCAAATTGATCCACAAGGTCGACgtactattttagttttaactaaaGTTGATTTGgctgaaaaaaatatggcCAACGCAGACCGT gttaataaaattcttagtGGTAGTCTATTTCCTATGAAAGCATTGGGATACTTTGCTGTTATAACCGGTAAAGGCAGTCAAAATGATAGTATTGATAGTATAAAAGAATATGAAGAGAAGTTTTTTAGGAATTCAAAGCTATTCAG AGATTCCATTGGCATTTCATCACAATTGACAACACGCAACTTGAGTATGGCTGTTTCTGATTGTTTTTGGAAAATGGTTCGTGAAACAGTAGAACAACAAGCAGATTCTTTTAAAGCGACTAGATATAATTTGGAGACAgaatggaaaaataattttccaag ATATTTAGAACTTGACAGGGACGAGTTGTTTGAAAAGGCTCGGGGTGAAGTCTTAAATGAAGTAGTAAATCTTAGTCTTGTGTCTGTCAAGGATTGGGAAGAAAAACTCAATGCTGAACTTTGGAACGGCATTTctcattatataattgaaaatgtctACTTGCCTGCAGGTTATTCAGTGAATCAAACCAATAGTaccg CAAGTTTCAATACAATGgttgatattaaattgaagCAGTGGGCAGAGGAGCAATTACCCAGAAAATCAATTAACATAGGTTGGGTTGTGTTGAAAgatatgtttaaaacaatgtttGAAGAAAATCAAAACCAAAAACTTCAAGCATCCGATGAAATTTtagaaactttaaaaactGCTGTTATTGATGAAGCATTGACAAGGCATTCTTGGGAAGACAAG gcATTAGAAATGCTACGAGTGATACAATTGAACACTTTAGAAGATAGGTGTATAAAAGATAAACATAACTGGGATCAAGCAGCCCAATTCCTTACTAGTACTTtggaacataatttaaaa GTAACTGATGACTTATTAAAAGAAATGGCTGGCCCTTCTAACTATGAGAAATGGTTTTACTGGCAAAGTTCTACAGCTGAGCAaactaaaagaaataatattaaatacgaaCTGGAAAATTTATTGCGCTCGAATcct AACCATAGTAATTTGTTAAGTAAAGATGAACAAATAACCATAAGCAACAATTTGAAACAGAAAAATGGAACACCTTATGAACTTGATGATATATGGCAAACGTGGTATTTAGTGTATAGGcgtcattatttcaaaacagcTCTAGAAAatgcacaaaatattaaaaaacaattttaccaCTATCAAGAAACAAATGGAGTACAG aatgaatattatgatattgaaaTGTTTTGGAGAATAACACGTATGATCAAAGTAACGGCCAACGTCTTAAGACAACAAATTACAAACAgagaat TGAGACGTTTACATAAGGAATTAAAAGAAGTTTTGGATGAGTACAGCCAAAATAATGAGATCAAATGCAAACTGTTGACTGGTCGCCGAGTAACTCTAGTCGAAGAACTCA atAAAGTTAAACAAATCCAAGAAAAACTAGAAGATTTCATTCAAGCAttgaataaagaaaaataa
- the LOC114125440 gene encoding dynamin-like 120 kDa protein, mitochondrial isoform X1, translated as MEILACRRPVLVSILKNRKLIKRCNTYSHTQQRSISNIMLRRMDRNPIFKINNPQLSRHFAMMRVLSSVLKLRYLVIGSAVGGGVSVSKKYQEWKDSLPDLSWLDDIFPNNNVANTIQTSLKSIMDTMQDIDFDSSKSNEKLGKLKVWLDSHIDQAFKAAEITESDDQSKIVEDISPIVTKAATPDSKDYKQKLEMSQQELIEIQLKYQKELEKLEKENKELRKILLLAKNHKMNMRKVKKSLIDMYSELLDELNDYDSNYQTQDHLPRVIVIGDQSSGKTSVLEMIAQARIFPRGAGEMMTRAPVKVTLSEGPYHVAQFKDSAREFDLTKESELAELRKEVEVRMKNTVSRGNSVSNEVISMTVRGPGLQRMVLVDLPGIISSVTQGMAPDTRECIRQMTTAHMSNPNAIILCVQDGSVDAERSNVTDLVSQIDPQGRRTILVLTKVDLAEKNMANADRVNKILSGSLFPMKALGYFAVITGKGSQNDSIDSIKEYEEKFFRNSKLFRDSIGISSQLTTRNLSMAVSDCFWKMVRETVEQQADSFKATRYNLETEWKNNFPRYLELDRDELFEKARGEVLNEVVNLSLVSVKDWEEKLNAELWNGISHYIIENVYLPAGYSVNQTNSTASFNTMVDIKLKQWAEEQLPRKSINIGWVVLKDMFKTMFEENQNQKLQASDEILETLKTAVIDEALTRHSWEDKALEMLRVIQLNTLEDRCIKDKHNWDQAAQFLTSTLEHNLKVTDDLLKEMAGPSNYEKWFYWQSSTAEQTKRNNIKYELENLLRSNPNHSNLLSKDEQITISNNLKQKNGTPYELDDIWQTWYLVYRRHYFKTALENAQNIKKQFYHYQETNGVQNEYYDIEMFWRITRMIKVTANVLRQQITNRELRRLHKELKEVLDEYSQNNEIKCKLLTGRRVTLVEELNKVKQIQEKLEDFIQALNKEK; from the exons atggagATATTAGCTTGTCGACGACCTGTTCTAGTGAGCATTTTAAAGAATCGGAAACTTATAAAAAGGTGTAATACATACAGCCATACTCAACAAAGAAGTATAAGCAATATTATGCTACGTAGAATGGACAGGAatccaatatttaaaataaataatccacaGTTATCAAGACATTTTGCGATGATGCGTGTTTTAAGTTCAGTTCTAAAATTACGATATTTAGTTATTGGCAGTGCTGTTGGTGGTGGTGTATCTGTTTCAAAG aagtacCAAGAATGGAAAGATTCATTACCCGATTTAAGTTGGCTTGATGATATTTTTCCCAACAATAATGTAGCCAATACTATTCAAACATCATTGAAATCAATTATGGATACTATGCAGGATATTGATTTTG ACTCTTCAAAATCTAATGAAAAATTGGGAAAATTAAAGGTCTGGCTTGATTCTCATATTGACCAAGCATTTAAGGCTGCAGAAATAACTGAATCAGATGACCAAT ctaAAATTGTTGAAGATATATCTCCCATTGTTACTAAAGCTGCAACACCAGACTCTAAAGATTACAAACAGAAATTGG aaatgtcACAACAAGAACTTATAGAAATACAGTTAAAGTATCAAAAAGAATTGGAAAAACTAGAAAAGGAAAATAAAGAATTgcgaaaaatacttttacttgcaaaaaatcataaaatgaatatgaGAAAAGTTAAA aaatcaTTAATAGATATGTATTCTGAACTACTTGATGAATTGAATGATTACGATTCAAATTATCAAACTCAAGACCATTTACCCAGAGTTATTGTAATTGGTGATCAGAGTTCTGGAAAAACATCAGTATTAGAAATGATAGCACAAGCAAGAATTTTTCctag GGGTGCTGGAGAAATGATGACCAGAGCACCTGTTAAAGTTACTCTAAGCGAAGGTCCATATCATGTAGCACAATTTAAAGACAGTGCTAGAGAATTTGATTTAACTAAAGAATCTGAGTTAGCTGAACTCAGAAAAGAA gtAGAAGTAAGAATGAAAAACACTGTAAGCCGTGGAAATTCTGTGAGTAATGAAGTTATTTCTATGACTGTCCGTGGTCCTGGTCTTCAACGAATGGTACTTGTCGATCTACCTGGCATCATTAGT agtgTAACTCAAGGCATGGCACCTGATACGCGAGAATGTATTCGTCAGATGACTACAGCACACATGTCTAATCCAAATGCAATCATTCTCTGTGTTCAAGACGGGTCTGTAGATGCAGAGAGAAGTAATGTTACAGATTTGGTATCTCAAATTGATCCACAAGGTCGACgtactattttagttttaactaaaGTTGATTTGgctgaaaaaaatatggcCAACGCAGACCGT gttaataaaattcttagtGGTAGTCTATTTCCTATGAAAGCATTGGGATACTTTGCTGTTATAACCGGTAAAGGCAGTCAAAATGATAGTATTGATAGTATAAAAGAATATGAAGAGAAGTTTTTTAGGAATTCAAAGCTATTCAG AGATTCCATTGGCATTTCATCACAATTGACAACACGCAACTTGAGTATGGCTGTTTCTGATTGTTTTTGGAAAATGGTTCGTGAAACAGTAGAACAACAAGCAGATTCTTTTAAAGCGACTAGATATAATTTGGAGACAgaatggaaaaataattttccaag ATATTTAGAACTTGACAGGGACGAGTTGTTTGAAAAGGCTCGGGGTGAAGTCTTAAATGAAGTAGTAAATCTTAGTCTTGTGTCTGTCAAGGATTGGGAAGAAAAACTCAATGCTGAACTTTGGAACGGCATTTctcattatataattgaaaatgtctACTTGCCTGCAGGTTATTCAGTGAATCAAACCAATAGTaccg CAAGTTTCAATACAATGgttgatattaaattgaagCAGTGGGCAGAGGAGCAATTACCCAGAAAATCAATTAACATAGGTTGGGTTGTGTTGAAAgatatgtttaaaacaatgtttGAAGAAAATCAAAACCAAAAACTTCAAGCATCCGATGAAATTTtagaaactttaaaaactGCTGTTATTGATGAAGCATTGACAAGGCATTCTTGGGAAGACAAG gcATTAGAAATGCTACGAGTGATACAATTGAACACTTTAGAAGATAGGTGTATAAAAGATAAACATAACTGGGATCAAGCAGCCCAATTCCTTACTAGTACTTtggaacataatttaaaa GTAACTGATGACTTATTAAAAGAAATGGCTGGCCCTTCTAACTATGAGAAATGGTTTTACTGGCAAAGTTCTACAGCTGAGCAaactaaaagaaataatattaaatacgaaCTGGAAAATTTATTGCGCTCGAATcct AACCATAGTAATTTGTTAAGTAAAGATGAACAAATAACCATAAGCAACAATTTGAAACAGAAAAATGGAACACCTTATGAACTTGATGATATATGGCAAACGTGGTATTTAGTGTATAGGcgtcattatttcaaaacagcTCTAGAAAatgcacaaaatattaaaaaacaattttaccaCTATCAAGAAACAAATGGAGTACAG aatgaatattatgatattgaaaTGTTTTGGAGAATAACACGTATGATCAAAGTAACGGCCAACGTCTTAAGACAACAAATTACAAACAgagaat TGAGACGTTTACATAAGGAATTAAAAGAAGTTTTGGATGAGTACAGCCAAAATAATGAGATCAAATGCAAACTGTTGACTGGTCGCCGAGTAACTCTAGTCGAAGAACTCA atAAAGTTAAACAAATCCAAGAAAAACTAGAAGATTTCATTCAAGCAttgaataaagaaaaataa